Proteins encoded in a region of the Ralstonia pseudosolanacearum genome:
- a CDS encoding NAD(P)/FAD-dependent oxidoreductase: MSTERIAVLGAGPMGLGAAYQLVKDGRKPVIFEADDRVGGMAACFDFGGLSIERYYHFHAISDHAFLEVLRELGIEDKMQWRETKMGYFYQGRVQPWGNPIALLKFKGLSLSAKIRYGLHAFLSTKRNDWKPLDRVEASGWIRRWIGEEAWEVLWRRLFDYKFYDHAYNLSAAWIWSRIRRIGRSRYDLFREKLGYLEGGSDTLLEGMRRYIEANGGEFRLGTPVQKVVIEGGAVKGIETQGGFEPFDKVISTIPLPYVPRVMPDLPTDILDAFGRVKNIAVVCVIAKLKKRVTENFWLNTNDPDMDIPGIVEYTNLRPLDQHIVYVPFYMPGEHPKYQEADAVFIDKVKHYLMKVNPDLTADDFIDVRASRYRFAQPICEPGYLDRLPPIQLPIKGLLVADTSYYYPEDRGISESIGLSRKMARML, encoded by the coding sequence ATGAGTACGGAACGCATTGCAGTCCTGGGCGCGGGGCCGATGGGCCTCGGCGCGGCTTATCAGCTCGTCAAGGACGGGCGCAAACCCGTGATCTTCGAGGCCGACGACAGGGTGGGCGGCATGGCCGCCTGCTTCGACTTCGGCGGGCTCTCGATCGAGCGGTACTACCACTTCCACGCAATTTCCGATCATGCCTTCCTGGAAGTGCTGCGGGAACTCGGCATCGAAGACAAGATGCAGTGGCGCGAAACCAAGATGGGCTACTTCTACCAGGGCCGCGTGCAGCCCTGGGGCAACCCCATCGCGCTGCTGAAGTTCAAGGGGCTGAGCCTGTCGGCCAAGATCCGCTACGGGCTGCACGCCTTCCTGTCGACCAAGCGCAACGACTGGAAGCCGCTGGACCGCGTCGAAGCCTCGGGCTGGATCCGTCGGTGGATCGGCGAGGAAGCCTGGGAAGTGCTGTGGCGGCGCCTGTTCGACTACAAGTTCTACGACCACGCGTACAACCTGTCCGCGGCCTGGATCTGGAGCCGGATCCGCCGCATCGGCCGCTCGCGCTACGACCTCTTCCGCGAGAAGCTCGGCTATCTGGAGGGCGGCTCCGACACGCTGCTCGAAGGCATGCGCCGCTACATCGAAGCCAACGGCGGCGAATTCCGGCTCGGCACGCCCGTGCAGAAAGTCGTGATCGAAGGCGGTGCGGTCAAGGGCATCGAAACGCAGGGCGGCTTCGAGCCGTTCGACAAGGTGATCAGCACGATTCCGCTGCCCTATGTGCCCAGGGTCATGCCCGACCTGCCGACCGACATCCTAGATGCGTTCGGGCGCGTGAAGAACATCGCCGTGGTCTGTGTGATCGCCAAGCTGAAGAAGCGCGTCACCGAGAACTTCTGGCTGAACACGAACGATCCGGACATGGACATCCCCGGCATCGTCGAATACACCAACCTGCGGCCGCTCGATCAGCACATCGTCTACGTGCCGTTCTACATGCCCGGCGAGCATCCGAAATACCAGGAAGCCGACGCCGTCTTCATCGACAAGGTCAAGCATTACCTGATGAAGGTCAATCCGGACCTGACCGCGGACGATTTCATCGACGTGCGCGCCAGCCGCTACCGCTTCGCGCAGCCGATCTGCGAACCCGGCTATCTCGACCGCCTGCCGCCGATCCAGTTGCCGATCAAGGGCCTGCTGGTTGCCGACACGTCGTACTACTACCCCGAGGACCGGGGCATCTCGGAGAGCATCGGACTGTCGCGCAAGATGGCGAGGATGCTGTGA
- a CDS encoding GtrA family protein produces MTRAPAAIKPTFLSRHFLLFLLTGGIAAAVNWGSRIVYNLWMPYSAAIVVAYVTGMITAFVLAKLFVFTESTQSTARSIVFFTLVNLVAVLQTWGVSVGLAYYVFPRLGLDWHAREIAHLVGVAVPVFTSYIGHKRWSFKH; encoded by the coding sequence GTGACGCGCGCGCCGGCTGCCATCAAGCCGACCTTCCTGTCGCGGCATTTCCTGCTGTTCCTGCTGACCGGCGGCATCGCCGCCGCGGTCAACTGGGGGAGCCGGATCGTCTACAACCTCTGGATGCCCTACTCCGCCGCGATCGTCGTCGCCTATGTCACGGGGATGATCACGGCGTTCGTTTTGGCGAAGCTGTTCGTCTTTACCGAGAGCACGCAGTCCACCGCGCGATCGATCGTCTTCTTCACGCTGGTGAACCTGGTGGCCGTGCTGCAGACCTGGGGCGTGAGCGTCGGCCTCGCCTACTACGTGTTTCCCCGGCTGGGCCTGGACTGGCATGCGCGGGAAATCGCACACCTCGTCGGCGTGGCGGTGCCCGTGTTCACGAGCTACATCGGGCACAAGCGATGGAGCTTCAAGCACTAG
- a CDS encoding efflux transporter outer membrane subunit codes for MRLSTSLILSAAAAVALGGCAVGPDFKAPVPPAASGYTAQPLPAATASAPVPGGEAQHLAEANVPADWWHLFQSPALDALVDEALRASPTVAQAAARLREAQAQADAEFGAVLPSVDGSASAVRQQVNPEAFGFSTPKPGPFTLYSASLSVSYALDLFGGVRRALEASRAQVDTQRYELEAARLSLAGNVVTASVRIASLDAQIATTQRLLAAQRDQLAITERRFGAGGVAWVDVLSQRTQVAQTEATLPPLAQQAAQARHRLSVLLGREPGAGLPDLPPLDALRLPDPLPVSLPSTLARRRPDIRAAEAMWHEASANVGVATANLFPRITLSAALGSETTGFRNLLGAGSSIWNLGGSLTQPLFHGGTLRARKREAEAAYDAAGAAYRQAVLQGLQEVADALHAVHNDARTLQARALATDQATQTLRAEQARYAAGGISTLALLDAQRQVDQAMLQQVQSRADRLLDSAALMQALGGGW; via the coding sequence ATGCGACTCTCGACATCGCTGATCCTGTCCGCCGCGGCTGCCGTCGCGCTGGGCGGCTGTGCCGTCGGCCCGGACTTTAAGGCGCCGGTGCCGCCGGCCGCATCCGGCTACACCGCGCAGCCACTGCCGGCGGCAACTGCCTCGGCCCCCGTGCCCGGCGGCGAGGCGCAGCACCTGGCCGAGGCCAACGTGCCGGCGGACTGGTGGCACCTGTTCCAGTCGCCCGCGCTCGATGCACTGGTGGACGAAGCGCTGCGCGCTAGCCCCACCGTGGCGCAGGCCGCCGCGCGCCTGCGCGAGGCCCAGGCGCAGGCCGATGCGGAATTCGGCGCGGTGCTGCCGTCGGTGGACGGCTCGGCCTCGGCGGTGCGCCAGCAGGTGAACCCGGAAGCGTTCGGCTTCAGTACGCCCAAGCCGGGGCCCTTCACGCTGTATTCGGCGTCGCTGTCGGTGTCGTATGCGCTGGACCTGTTCGGCGGTGTGCGGCGGGCGCTGGAGGCTTCGCGCGCGCAGGTCGATACGCAGCGCTACGAGCTGGAGGCGGCGCGGCTGTCGCTGGCAGGCAATGTGGTGACGGCCTCAGTGCGCATCGCCTCGCTGGATGCGCAGATCGCCACCACGCAGCGCCTGCTGGCCGCGCAGCGCGATCAACTGGCCATCACCGAGCGGCGCTTCGGCGCGGGCGGCGTCGCCTGGGTGGATGTGCTGTCGCAGCGCACCCAGGTCGCGCAGACCGAGGCCACCTTGCCGCCGCTCGCCCAGCAGGCGGCCCAGGCGCGGCACCGGTTGTCGGTGCTGCTGGGCCGCGAGCCCGGGGCGGGGCTGCCGGACCTGCCGCCGCTCGACGCGCTGCGCTTGCCCGATCCGCTGCCGGTGTCGCTGCCGTCCACGCTGGCCCGGCGCCGCCCCGACATCCGCGCTGCCGAGGCGATGTGGCACGAGGCCAGCGCCAACGTGGGCGTGGCCACGGCCAACCTGTTCCCGCGCATCACGCTGTCCGCCGCATTGGGTTCGGAGACCACGGGCTTTCGCAACCTGCTGGGCGCGGGGTCGAGCATCTGGAACCTGGGCGGCTCGCTGACGCAGCCGCTGTTCCACGGCGGCACGCTGCGCGCCCGCAAGCGCGAGGCCGAGGCGGCCTACGACGCGGCCGGGGCGGCTTATCGGCAGGCGGTGCTGCAAGGGTTGCAAGAGGTGGCCGATGCGCTGCACGCGGTGCACAACGATGCGCGCACGCTGCAGGCCCGTGCCCTGGCCACCGACCAGGCCACGCAGACCCTGCGCGCCGAGCAGGCCCGCTATGCCGCCGGCGGCATCAGCACGCTCGCGCTGCTCGACGCCCAGCGCCAGGTCGACCAGGCGATGCTGCAGCAGGTGCAGAGCCGCGCGGACCGGCTGTTGGATTCGGCGGCGCTGATGCAGGCGTTGGGGGGCGGTTGGTAG
- a CDS encoding ABC transporter permease: MNVNGTRFSLHRWWSIVLKEFLQLRRDRVTFAMMIGIPIMQLLMFGFAINTDPKHLPTGVIAADQSEFTRSFLASLRNTDYFRLDETLPDEAAGRQALAEGRLQFIVSIPPDFTRRLVRGERPALLVEADATDPSATGLALAAVTQLAQGVVSKDMKGVLAPLAGGQPPFEVRTHRLYNPEGITQYNIIPGLMGVILTMTMVMMTGLAMTRERERGTMENLLATPVRPLEVMTGKIVPYIFIGLVQVSIILLAARFIFHVPFVGSAWMVYVAALLFIVASLTVGITLSSLAQNQLQATQLTFFYFLPSILLSGFMFPFAGMPKWAQVIGDVLPMTYFHRLTRGILLKGNGWVELWPSIWPLLVFTAVVMGIALRFYRKTLD, encoded by the coding sequence ATGAACGTCAACGGCACGCGGTTCTCCCTGCACCGCTGGTGGAGCATCGTCCTGAAGGAGTTCCTGCAGCTGCGGCGCGACCGCGTGACCTTCGCGATGATGATCGGCATCCCGATCATGCAGCTGCTGATGTTCGGTTTCGCCATCAACACCGATCCGAAGCACCTGCCGACCGGCGTGATCGCGGCCGACCAGAGCGAGTTCACGCGCAGCTTCCTCGCCAGCCTGCGCAACACCGACTATTTCCGCCTCGACGAGACGCTGCCCGACGAGGCCGCCGGCCGCCAGGCGCTGGCCGAGGGGCGGCTGCAGTTCATCGTCAGCATTCCGCCCGACTTCACCCGCCGGCTGGTGCGCGGCGAGCGCCCCGCGCTGCTGGTCGAGGCCGACGCGACCGACCCTTCGGCGACGGGCCTGGCGCTGGCCGCCGTCACGCAGCTCGCGCAGGGCGTCGTCAGCAAGGACATGAAGGGCGTGCTCGCGCCGCTGGCGGGCGGGCAGCCGCCGTTCGAGGTGCGCACGCACCGGCTCTACAACCCGGAAGGCATCACGCAGTACAACATCATCCCCGGCCTGATGGGCGTGATCCTGACCATGACCATGGTGATGATGACCGGCCTGGCCATGACGCGCGAACGCGAGCGCGGCACCATGGAAAACCTGCTCGCCACGCCGGTGCGCCCGCTGGAGGTGATGACGGGCAAGATCGTGCCCTACATCTTCATCGGGCTGGTGCAGGTGAGCATCATCCTGCTGGCGGCCCGCTTCATCTTCCACGTGCCGTTTGTCGGCAGCGCGTGGATGGTCTACGTGGCCGCGCTGCTGTTCATCGTCGCCAGCCTGACGGTGGGCATCACGCTGTCGTCGCTGGCGCAAAACCAGTTGCAGGCGACGCAGCTGACGTTCTTCTACTTCCTGCCCAGCATCCTGCTGTCGGGCTTCATGTTCCCGTTCGCGGGCATGCCGAAGTGGGCGCAGGTGATCGGTGACGTGCTGCCGATGACGTATTTCCACCGGCTCACGCGCGGCATCCTGCTCAAGGGTAACGGCTGGGTCGAACTGTGGCCGAGCATCTGGCCGCTGCTGGTTTTCACGGCGGTGGTGATGGGTATCGCGCTGCGCTTTTATCGCAAGACGCTGGATTGA